In a genomic window of Arthrobacter woluwensis:
- the valS gene encoding valine--tRNA ligase, with translation MTDATQGTDTPEATTVPDKPALEGLEAKLTERWLADGTYKFQQDTTRGEVYSIDTPPPTASGSLHVGHMFSFTQTDVLARYQRMQGKNVFYPMGWDDNGLPTERRVQNYYGVRCDPAIPYQEGYQPPAEPAKNQRDWDVVSRRNFIELCERLAVEDEKVFEHLFKTLGLSVDWDMTYRTIDDASRAVSQRAFLANHAAGDAYLAEAPTLWDVTFRTAVAQAELEDREVAGAYHRYPFFTEDGEKIFIETTRPELLAACAALVANPDDERYQPLFGKKVTSPLFGVEVEVKAHPLAKADKGSGIAMVCTFGDLTDVTWWRELQLPTRAIIGRDGRILAETPEWITTDAGREAYERIAGKTAFSAKEAVVEMLREQDLLDGEPKKIMHAVNFFEKGDKPLEVVTSRQWYIRNGGRDEDRRERLIARGREIDFHPAFMRSRYENWIEGLNGDWLVSRQRFFGVPVPVWYGLDAEGNPDYENPIVPADEMLPVDPAADVAPGYTEDQRGVPGGFIGDADVLDTWATSALTPQIVGGWSRDEDLFAKVFPFDLRPQGHDIIRTWLFSSVVRADALQNVAPWKHAAISGWILDPDRKKMSKSKGNVVVPTAVLEEFGSDAVRYWASSAKLGADTAYEIAQMKIGRRLAIKLLNASKFVLNLGATEASVLTADSAVLTNALDRGLLTQLAEVVRQATDAFEKYDYARALQVTESFFWQFTDDYVELIKDRAYGAQGEEGQASVLAALATTLDALLRLFAPFLPFATEEVWSWWRTGSVHRAAWPAPLEDIDGDVALLATVGEALSGLRKAKSEAKVKQRTEVLQATVSGPAARIAQLEAGLADLKAAANAREVSLVEADGELTVSDVELAPAEAPAQA, from the coding sequence ATGACTGATGCGACGCAGGGTACAGACACGCCCGAGGCCACCACCGTTCCCGACAAGCCGGCCCTCGAGGGCCTGGAAGCCAAGCTCACCGAGCGGTGGCTGGCCGACGGGACCTACAAGTTCCAGCAGGACACCACCCGGGGTGAGGTCTACTCGATCGACACTCCCCCTCCCACCGCTTCCGGCTCGCTGCACGTGGGCCACATGTTCTCCTTCACCCAGACCGACGTTCTCGCGCGCTACCAGCGCATGCAGGGCAAGAACGTGTTCTATCCGATGGGCTGGGACGACAACGGTCTGCCCACCGAGCGCCGCGTCCAGAACTACTACGGCGTCCGCTGCGATCCGGCCATCCCCTACCAGGAGGGCTACCAGCCCCCGGCCGAGCCGGCGAAGAACCAGCGTGACTGGGACGTCGTGTCCCGTCGCAACTTCATCGAGCTGTGCGAGCGCCTGGCCGTCGAGGATGAGAAGGTCTTCGAGCACCTGTTCAAGACCCTCGGACTCTCCGTGGACTGGGACATGACCTACCGCACCATCGATGACGCCTCCCGTGCGGTCTCCCAGCGCGCCTTCCTGGCGAACCACGCGGCCGGGGACGCCTACCTGGCCGAGGCCCCGACCCTCTGGGACGTGACCTTCCGGACCGCCGTGGCCCAGGCAGAGCTCGAGGACCGCGAAGTCGCCGGCGCGTACCACCGGTACCCGTTCTTCACCGAGGACGGCGAGAAGATCTTCATCGAGACCACGCGTCCCGAGCTGCTCGCCGCGTGCGCCGCGCTCGTGGCGAACCCGGACGACGAGCGCTACCAGCCGCTCTTCGGCAAGAAGGTCACGTCGCCGCTCTTCGGCGTCGAGGTCGAGGTCAAGGCCCACCCACTGGCCAAGGCCGACAAGGGCTCCGGCATCGCCATGGTCTGCACCTTCGGTGACCTGACCGACGTCACCTGGTGGCGCGAGCTGCAGCTGCCCACCCGCGCGATCATCGGCCGCGACGGCCGCATCCTCGCCGAGACCCCCGAGTGGATCACCACCGACGCCGGCCGTGAAGCCTACGAGCGGATCGCCGGCAAGACCGCGTTCTCCGCCAAGGAGGCCGTGGTCGAGATGCTGCGCGAGCAGGACCTCCTGGACGGCGAGCCGAAGAAGATCATGCACGCCGTGAACTTCTTCGAAAAGGGCGACAAGCCCCTCGAAGTGGTCACGAGCCGCCAGTGGTACATCCGCAACGGCGGCCGCGACGAGGACCGTCGCGAGCGCCTCATCGCGCGTGGCCGGGAGATCGACTTCCACCCGGCGTTCATGCGGTCCCGCTACGAGAACTGGATCGAAGGCCTCAACGGTGACTGGCTGGTCTCCCGCCAGCGCTTCTTCGGTGTGCCCGTGCCGGTCTGGTACGGCCTCGACGCCGAGGGCAACCCGGACTACGAGAACCCGATCGTCCCCGCCGACGAGATGCTTCCCGTGGACCCTGCCGCCGACGTGGCTCCCGGTTACACCGAGGACCAGCGCGGCGTGCCCGGCGGCTTCATCGGTGACGCCGACGTCCTGGACACCTGGGCCACCTCCGCGCTGACCCCGCAGATCGTGGGCGGCTGGAGCCGCGACGAGGACCTCTTCGCCAAGGTGTTCCCGTTCGACCTCCGCCCGCAGGGCCACGACATCATCCGCACCTGGCTCTTCTCCTCGGTGGTCCGCGCCGACGCCCTGCAGAACGTGGCGCCGTGGAAGCATGCCGCCATCTCCGGCTGGATCCTGGACCCGGACCGCAAGAAGATGTCCAAGTCCAAGGGCAATGTGGTGGTCCCGACCGCCGTCCTCGAGGAGTTCGGTTCGGACGCCGTCCGCTACTGGGCCTCCTCCGCCAAGCTCGGCGCGGACACCGCGTACGAGATCGCCCAGATGAAGATCGGCCGCCGCCTGGCCATCAAGCTGCTCAACGCGTCCAAGTTCGTCCTGAACCTCGGCGCCACGGAGGCCTCCGTGCTGACGGCCGACAGCGCGGTGCTGACGAACGCCCTGGACCGCGGGCTGCTGACGCAGCTCGCCGAGGTCGTCCGTCAGGCCACGGACGCGTTTGAGAAGTACGACTACGCCCGCGCCCTGCAGGTGACCGAGTCCTTCTTCTGGCAGTTCACGGACGACTACGTCGAGCTCATCAAGGACCGTGCCTACGGCGCTCAGGGCGAGGAAGGACAGGCGTCCGTCCTGGCCGCCCTGGCGACCACGCTGGATGCGCTGCTGCGCCTCTTCGCGCCGTTCCTGCCGTTCGCGACCGAAGAGGTGTGGAGCTGGTGGCGCACCGGGTCCGTGCATCGAGCCGCGTGGCCGGCTCCGCTGGAGGACATCGACGGCGACGTCGCTCTGCTCGCCACGGTCGGTGAGGCCCTCTCCGGTCTCCGCAAGGCGAAGTCCGAGGCGAAGGTCAAGCAGCGCACCGAGGTCCTGCAGGCGACGGTCTCCGGCCCCGCTGCGCGGATCGCTCAGCTCGAGGCCGGTCTCGCCGATCTGAAGGCAGCGGCGAACGCCCGCGAAGTCTCCCTGGTGGAGGCCGACGGCGAGCTCACCGTCAGCGACGTCGAGCTGGCTCCGGCCGAGGCGCCGGCGCAGGCTTGA
- the gluQRS gene encoding tRNA glutamyl-Q(34) synthetase GluQRS — protein sequence MNSSGAGRYAPSPSGDLHLGNLRTALLAWLFARSTNRRFLLRVEDLDRVRARAEESQLRDLEAVGVTWDEPAVRQSERGGLHDAALETLIRDGRTFECFCTRRDIAEATSAAHGAIPLYPGTCRNLSDAEREERRRERPAALRFRSGGGTERFTDALAGDYVGPVDDVVLRRNDGAVAYNLAVVVDDADQGVDQVVRGDDLLASTPTQIRLARTLGHAPPSYAHVPLVLGPEGKRLAKRDGAVTLSDLAAAGWDAAEVRDALLQSLGLPGGGLENALAAFDPERLPREPWVFRGTLGRGTPG from the coding sequence GTGAACTCTTCCGGTGCCGGCCGCTACGCCCCGTCCCCCAGCGGTGACCTGCATCTGGGCAACCTCCGCACCGCCTTGCTGGCCTGGCTCTTCGCCCGCAGCACGAACCGCCGTTTCCTTCTGCGGGTGGAGGATCTGGACAGGGTCCGGGCCCGCGCCGAAGAGTCGCAGCTCCGAGACCTCGAGGCCGTGGGCGTGACCTGGGACGAACCCGCGGTCCGCCAGTCCGAACGCGGAGGGCTCCACGACGCCGCCCTCGAAACGCTGATCCGCGACGGGCGGACCTTCGAATGTTTCTGCACCCGCCGCGACATCGCCGAGGCGACGTCCGCGGCGCACGGCGCGATTCCCCTCTACCCCGGGACCTGCCGGAACCTCAGCGATGCCGAACGCGAGGAACGGCGCCGTGAGCGCCCTGCCGCGCTGCGCTTCCGGTCCGGGGGCGGCACGGAACGCTTCACCGACGCCCTGGCGGGCGACTACGTGGGTCCCGTGGACGACGTGGTCCTGCGCAGGAACGACGGAGCCGTCGCCTACAACCTGGCGGTCGTGGTCGACGACGCCGACCAGGGCGTGGACCAGGTGGTGCGCGGTGACGATCTCCTCGCCTCCACGCCCACCCAGATCCGGCTGGCGCGCACCCTGGGCCACGCGCCGCCGTCGTACGCCCACGTGCCGCTCGTCCTGGGGCCGGAAGGCAAGAGACTGGCCAAGCGCGACGGCGCGGTGACGCTCAGCGATCTGGCCGCGGCAGGCTGGGACGCGGCGGAGGTCCGCGACGCGCTGTTGCAATCGCTGGGTCTGCCCGGGGGCGGGCTGGAGAACGCCCTGGCGGCCTTCGACCCCGAACGGCTCCCCCGCGAACCCTGGGTGTTCCGCGGCACACTGGGCCGCGGAACACCCGGCTGA
- a CDS encoding protease inhibitor I42 family protein, producing the protein MSVPAVWLAFAASACAAPEVRLDKDHTAATVPVGGRVIIDLGMTNSSVGYRWVRVEGPGSHLAEVRKEPPAERRPIGGPSEQVETFTAVSTGTTTIIYEFEVRPELSDRYELNGQRMTFTVTAS; encoded by the coding sequence GTGTCGGTTCCGGCAGTCTGGCTGGCCTTCGCCGCCAGCGCATGTGCGGCGCCGGAGGTCCGTCTGGACAAGGACCACACCGCTGCGACAGTCCCCGTGGGCGGCCGGGTCATCATCGATCTCGGCATGACCAATTCTTCCGTCGGATACCGCTGGGTGCGCGTCGAAGGCCCGGGATCTCATCTCGCCGAAGTCAGGAAGGAGCCTCCCGCCGAGCGACGGCCTATCGGGGGACCTTCGGAACAGGTGGAGACCTTCACCGCGGTCTCCACGGGGACGACGACCATCATCTACGAGTTCGAGGTCCGGCCTGAACTCAGCGACCGCTACGAACTCAACGGGCAGCGGATGACGTTCACCGTGACGGCGTCCTGA